The nucleotide window TTGCTTCTATATCCAAAAAATTCCCTCAATAGAGATGAATCAGTATACCTTATTCAGTATTTTTTGGgaaatgaaactgttgatattataCTCGGAGATTTTAATGTTTGCTtaaggcggaaatcttcaagccacagggcttcttgtttaattaTAATTAGACGAATGTAAATTacaattctcaaaaaaaattatgacttCAATCACAGTCACAAAACCCAAGTATCTGAGAAAGAATAAACATACCAATCACGTAGTTTAAAAGGTTTTATCGACTAAATTCTTATTTGTCTCAACTTGATGTATTGTAGCTATATTGTTGCTGAAAGTTCTAGCTAGCGGTGTAAAAACCATAAGCTGTCCCCAGGTACACCTGAATTCACATAGTCACTTAAGCCTAGACCTAAGactgaataaaaattatgtctGCACAGGTTTTACGAATGCAAGCAAAGTTTCACAATAAGAAAACAACACCGAATATTCATTATGATCATATATATTCGACCACATATAAAAACACTTatagaaacattttttgaaagattttaaACGAGCACATTCACCCTCAGATATAAATTAtactttccacaaaataaaatgtacACCCAAATCTGAAAGTTATACTGGGAATATTGTTAAACGACGTTATAACCATGATTGTATCACGTCACATGTTAGTCTTGTTACTTAACTTGACTCTATAAATATTGTGTCTTCATTCTTCCTTTTGAGGACTTCCTTTTTCACTTGTATTCAACAAATAAGTCCCGCATTTGCATGCTATGAAACGTCCGTCAAAGCTTCGTCTTTCGGAATCTTTTCGTTTGATACAGCGGCAAGGTTACTTCTTTTCCGAGCATGCGCGGCAACTCCAAACCACGTGCGCGATATTTGGCCTTTTGTCGTCGCCACGAACGTTTGCTGAGAAAATGTGTGACGAGCATGAATAAAATACCAACGGCACAGATGGCTGATAGCAGAAATCCACCAATCTGAGTTGGAAATAGTTGTTAAGAAATAACTTAAACACTGACTTTAACACAGACAGTTTTTCTTTTAACCTCAAATAAGTTTTCaacaaaatacttttaaattttcacaGAATCAATCATGAAGGGTTATAGGAATGTGCAAATTCAGTAAAATTCTGCCAAAAATGAAGCATGGAATCATCACATCCGTACCGTGCCCAAAAATTGGAAGTTGATATTCTAAATCCTTTCGAGTTGTATATTAGAACATCTAACGTAGTTTCTGCAGTATTTCTAAGACAAATGCGTGATTAGGACAACCTGGGTAGGTATAATCTtaacaaaacattattttcaaattcCAAGTATTATAACACGATCCTAATAAGTTAGACAGACTATGGAAGTTTTTCTACCCGTCGTAACTTGCTTATGTAAGATTTTTCGCAAGTATTTTGTATTTAAAGTTTAAGTTTTATCTCTACGCATTAATTTGTATCCATCAAAAAGAATTAGATATTTACCATAAGGAAATTCTTTCGAGCCATCAATGGATGGGAAACAGTGGAATCTGTAGTCGTCGTAACATATGCGCGGTATTTATGATTATCTAGAACAGTTTTGTTAAACAGATAACCAGCATTTCTTGACAGTTTCTCCATCGTGACCTCACCAAATCTGCACGAGAAATTAAAATACCAGAAAAACACGATAATGTAACaacatatttgttttgttttctatcATGAggtgggtgggtgggtgggtggTTGTTGATTCAGCAGCTAATTGCTCAGCACCAAATAAGTGttgaattttttgtcttttaataacttttttcggGAATTGTaaggaaatttttaatttttctttttttttaacaatatctaGCTTTGGCTAAAACTTGACGTTCTTATAAAACAACGGGTAGTTAGAATGCAAGTAATTCCGCTGAATCTGAATATTCGAGGCACAATCTTGAAAAGTGTGTAACTGCGTATTTCTACGCGGTTTACTACGTCACAAAAAACACTAGTTCGATATTTTTTGATGAGTGGGAGTCACTTTCTGCTGAACAAAGAAAGGCTTTACCCATTTGACAAAAgttcaaatattatttttaagattaaaagtaTCCAAACGTGGATGATTTCAGGGATATTTACCTGACTAGCAAATAAGTTGAGAGAAATAAACTAGAGTCCGAAATACTACCTAAAATGTCTTACCACGATTTATTGCTTTTCCCTCCATCcaaataaagcatttttttaactACGCTTATCCAACGATTGTGGGGAAGGAAATAAATCATTTATTTTGGTCTCTTCCACAGACGTTCGTACTTGTGGTTTAAAATGTGATtggaacataaaaaatatctgAGACGTTTTATTACAAAAAGCGCCATGAGTTCTGggtaagtatatatttttttggaatttatcagattcatcaaaaataaacataaatactTATACTTGTAAAAAATCCAGCGATTCAGGCTACGGGGGAGTGGGGGAAGATAATAAAAGACAGAACAAGAAACAATACAAGATGGCAGATGGTTACCAAAACATTGAGATTAGATATGCACGGATAAATCCataatttaaacaaaacatttagGCGGGAAGAAATCGATTTCTTTTGATCTAAACTGGCTGTGGAGAAATTTATTAAACAATGTGTATTATTTTATCGTGAAGCTAGCTGTGCGTctttaaaagcaaaacaaaaatcaaaGTTCTAGATCTTTTAGAAGATATCGGAGGacagaaacaataaaaaatatatataaaataaaatatatagagcAATATTGTAAAACATTGTTAGGGGAAAGCTGATATTTGCTTTTATACAACATTTCACCGTGTGTAACAACTTTAGTTTAATTTCAACAGAATGTTTTCAACTCATTTTCCACAGCTTCCTGCAAATTGGAGTTAATATATTGGACGAAAAAAGCTTTAAATTCCTcagaaatttttttcagaaagaataaaaaagagaaaaatatttatattacgATTTTGCGGGACAGAAGAAGATATAATTTACTTTGTCTGAAGTCCACACTCacgtaacaaaataaaataaaatggatgCTTTGAACCATCTATATTTACTAATTTCAAAGTGTTTATAGATGGATCTCAAGTAGAAGCTCAAGAATCAGAGAACCAGCCTAttggaaacaaaaataattattcgaATTATATAACGCACGCGTTAATACAAATTCAAAAACGCGCACAAACTGAAATCATGGACGTTACTTTTGCGTTCGGAATTAGTCAATTACTTGAATTTCGATTATAATCATCAGcgtaaagggggattttcacgaagcgaattgaacggcgaattcgacggcaaattgtatctgagcatgcgcagttttgtttgttatgattttgcatcaaaatatacgcttcgctgaaaagtagaaacagttcttactttttcgcggctaaaggtttcgctgctagttttagaccaatcagaacgcggttaaccaatgtaaacaatgaatttcgcgtcttatttattttgtcgtgaaaattaaaaagcgaattcgccgttcaattcgtttcgtgaaaatcccccttaagcGTCGAATGTCTACGAGACGAATAGTGTCGCGGTGATATAGTTTATCGCAGCAGGACATGCGCAAGAGTAGAAATTGCAaaaatttttgacagaaaatGTCGAATCTGGTTTATTATTAGACAATCAGAAtgcacaaaaatgtaaacaaactgctCGTTAATGAgcgttttccaaaaaaataaataattttatgtttCGTCAGTTAACACCAGGAGctataaatttctaaaattgtTCTGGATATTATGtaacgtttaaaaaaattaaatttctttaatcAAAGTATGGTATTCACCTTTTGATGCTCTCTGAAGACAGATGTTTCGAGCTTTCGCAGACAAATTGAGTTCGCTGCACAATTTGGGCCgaagaacaatttttttccttatttataaaaagaacttggCAAAATGTTATTTACAGAAAGACTTGATGAATCCTTTGTACAAAGGCAAACGcagtaaaaacaatttataatgGCAGCCGTACCAATATATTCTCATTATCAGTGGaatattaaaatgatttttgatattaattttctaaattttataatACACTAAACCACTTTTATAATAAACTAAAGAGCAATGCAATTTACAATATTTGTACTAAAATATGTTAAAGGTCAAAAGCTTGCAGAAAAAAGGTTTTAGCCATTTTAGTTGTTTTTATCTTTAGAACGTATACCCAAGGAAATTAATTCTCACGAAGACTTTTTTACGCGGGTTTTTCTTTCTGGACTTTCGCGGGGAAGAAGGAAATTTATTTTCGTGGATTTAGCGTTGAACTTATTTTCGCTGATAAGGCAAATTTAGAATTTCgcaagaatttattttcgcggcTCACAATTTTCAGGTAAATATAAAGtaacaataaaagaaaaaatgaatgaTATTGTATATAAATTGTAGGTACATTAGTTTATACATCATTCAAATCATCTTCCAACatactaaataaataaacttataATGGATAGATAGATTATAAAGAATATATATCGTTGtcttttgtattaaaatttaCCCGGATTTAGTGTAAATttaagttttctttaaaaatatcaggaaataaaaaaaaattcgtggAATTTTATCTTTGCGGATCAGGCCGATTTCGAATTTTCACAGAAACTTATTTTCGCAAAAATCCGCGAAAGGTATCCTGATTTGCAGTTACatacaaattataaaaaaatcaaacctGTTAAATCCTTAAACGGCTAATAGCTAACAAAGTGTAATTCCAAGTGTGTTATCACAACATTCATTTCTGATTTTCATGACGtatcaaagaaaataatccTGCTTTTTTCCTGGCATcgtgaaaatattttgtgtctATTCATGACtacattaagaactaaaattttcggcggaaaaactttcggacaagatttataaagtcttttaaacgaattttaaacaatatcaaaagtaatgattacggaaaatgacacaaaaagaagATCTAAAAAAAGGTCTTTAAGatccaactttatagatagagcttcagccaaatgtgaaaatgacGAAAACAATAAGTtcaaaaactgcagtttttattgattttctgattaccctatatataatttACAAACACTGATTACCCTTTATACAATTTCTATGCActggtccttttttaaaaaaattagaaaaccaaaattttcggacaaaaaaaCTTTCGGCAGACAAAAATTTGGGACAGAAaaaatttttagacaaaaaaaaatcgaaagtttTTCCGTCCGAAAATTCCGTTTCTAATGTATCCTAGCATTTCTAAAAAAGTGGACAGCCTGTAACAGATCTTATCAAGTTTGAGTTTCAATCAGCGTCAATAAATTATCAGCGACGTTAACTGATCAACGTCATCAACTGTTTAGCAACAACCGGATCCATAGTACTTATTGCGTCCGCAAAATGTTCGTCGCCGTACGATTGTTTCGTTTCGTTTAATTTGTCACGTACGTAGTGCAGCAAGACGATAGTGTGGATAGGATCTTGTGACAGCAGCTATGAAGAAATGTACCTTTATTAGTGGGGCTTTAATTTAGTGATCGTGACAGACAAAAATACCTTGAGTaccaagaaaaattaaaagaaaaatagttaCATTCTGATAATGATTTAAGTTGATAACCTGtactaaaataattttacactaTAACACCAAAAGTAAAACTTGATAGGACGAAACAACCGGGCGTGACGGACGGACAGggataaaaaaagaactttacCACTTTTAAATTCAGAATTTAattctatataaatatatggtttagtggtgaaacattAGAAGCATTATATAGTTGATGCATTTTATTgagaatatatatattgtagCTGCCTTTTTCACTAATTTTTTGTAGGATTTCAGGGAAATTTTCTTGTAGGGCGACGTCTTATTAGTTAAGCGTGTGTGACTGACGGACCGTGATGGACGGACAAAAATGTCACCTTGAAGTTGGTGTTATTGATATCTCAGGGATTCTAGCTCATTTTATACCTACTTGTATCCGTTATTCATATTCATATAGTTGTGACAAAAATTAAGGAAACAATAATATCGTCCGTCCGTAATAACCCTTAGTACAAAAGAAAAGACTTTTCGAAACGtttgaaaaacaataaataagtcgtttttaatTTGCTGAATATGAAGATAGAGATGGTGATGATTGAAATGGTGCTAGCTTGAGTGGATAAGATTACAGAATTTATAATTTATCTCACCCATCTTTCTTTTGCATCTTCCATGCTATCTTCTTCTTCATTCTCTTCGCCGATCCG belongs to Hydractinia symbiolongicarpus strain clone_291-10 chromosome 1, HSymV2.1, whole genome shotgun sequence and includes:
- the LOC130636052 gene encoding uncharacterized protein LOC130636052 — protein: MEKLSRNAGYLFNKTVLDNHKYRAYVTTTTDSTVSHPLMARKNFLMIGGFLLSAICAVGILFMLVTHFLSKRSWRRQKAKYRARGLELPRMLGKEVTLPLYQTKRFRKTKL